The segment AGCGTCGGGGTGCGGATCAGCAGTTCGCCCGCGGCGCCGGGTGCCACGTCGTGGCCGTCGTCATCGACGATGCGCGCCTCGGGCACCGGCACGGCCGGGTCCGGGTGCGGCGAGATCAGGCCCATGGTGCCGAGCTTGTGCGGGCCGTTGAACGGATTGGCGATGACGCCGGGGATTTCCGTCATGCCGTAGCACTCGATCAGGCGCGGCACGTGGAATTCCTGCTTCATCACCCGCACCATCTCCTGGGTCTGCGGCGCAATGAACATCTTGGTAATGCGATGGCCCGGCACGAATTCCGCGCGCGGGCGCCGCGCCAGGATGCTGCCGGCGGCGGCCACCAGGTTGACCTCGGTCGCGCCGCTCTCGGCCGCGAAGCGCCAGAACGACGAGGCCGAGAAACGGCGCATCAGCACCAGGCAGCCGCCGCAGGCCAGCGCCCCGCCCACCGAATACATCAACGCATTGATATGGAACAGCGGCATCACGCACATCACGCGCTCGTCCGGCTGCAAGTGCAGGCGGCCGACAAAGGCCTCGGCGGTCAGCACGTAGCCGCGATGGCTGTGCATGGCGCCCTTGGGAAAGCCGGTGGTGCCTGAGGTGTAGATGATCAGGGCGGTGCTGCGGTCGCTGTCGACGCCCGGGGCAGCGTTGGCCGGCTGCGCCGCATGCGCCGCGATCGATGCGGCCAGCGTCGGCACGCCGTGATCGCCATCCTCGTTGGCGCGCAGCCAGACGTCACCGCCCAGGTCCGCGGCCACGGCGGCGCCGGTCGCCAGCGTGCCGGGCGCGCACACCAGGCCGCACACCTGCGCGTGCCGGAATACGTACAGCGCCTCGTCGAGCCGGTACTCGGGATTGGCCGGCACCATGGTCGCGCCGATACGGGCCAGCGCGAACATCAGCACCACGGTGGACGGATGGTTGGTCGAGAGCACGCCGACACGGTCGCCGGGTCCGACTTGCATCGCCTGCGCCAGCCAGTCCGCGGTGAGGCCGATCCGTTGGTCGAGCTGGCGATAGCTCCAGGTCTCGCCCTCGAACACAAGCGCCGGCTTGTCCGGGTGCGCCGCCACGCGGGCGGCAAGGAAACCGGTGAGCGTGGCATCGTGGGCGCGGTACTGCCTGAGCACATCGAGCGGCGCCACCAGCGCGTCGCCGGCCGGGGATGCGAGCGGCTTCATGATGCTTGCGCCGGCGCGGCGCTGTAGGTGATGGCGTGTTCGGCGGCGTCGGCCAGGATAAAGCCGATGGGTTGCGCGCGCTCTTCCTGCAGGTGGGCGATCAGGCTCGCCACGCGGGCCAGCATCGGTACGCCCTTGAGCGCGCTGGCGGGATAGCCGGCGTCGAGCAGCACCGCGGGGATCGCGCCCGACACATTGAGCGGCAAGGCCTTGCTGTAGTGCTCGGGGACCGCCGCGGCCACCGCCTCGAGCGCGGCGACGTGGTCGCCCGCGATGCCGAGTTCACGCGCGAATGCCAGCAGGCGGTGCGCGCGCGGATCGCCCTGCTTGTGCGTGGGATGGCCGAAGCCCGGCAGCGGCTGCCGCGCCTGCCGCAAGGCCCGCACCACCGCGTGCGCGCTGTCTGCCAGCGTGCCGGCGTCCCGGCCGGCCAGCACTTGCGCCAGCATCTGCCCGGCGGTTTCCGAGGCCCCCAGGATCACCGAGCCGCAGCCCAGCACGCCCGCGGCCACCGCGCCCTGCAGGGCGTCGGGGGCGGCGGCGAGCGTCATGCGCGCGGCCTGCACCGAGGGCACCAGTCCGTGTTCGGCAATGGCGACCAGGCAGGCATCGGTGATGGCCACCAGCTTTTCGCCCGGCTGGCGGCCGGTAAGCAGGAACAGAAAGTAGGCCGTAAAGCCGATCTTGCCGATCAGTTCCTGGCTGAGATCCTTGCCATGCACCGACACCCCGTGGAGGTCCACATGGGCAATGGCGGTGTGGCCGGTGCGTTTGGCATCCGTCACGTTGTCTCCTATTTTTGCGCTACGCGCAATCTAATGCGTTATACGAATTATTCTAGAGCGTGCCACAGTGCATTGCAAGGTCGGGAATACCTGCACCGGGAGCCAGCCGGCACTGCGCCAGGCGCAGCGCCGGCACATCATCAGGCACGGTCCGACGGATCGGTCTCGCCGATCCGGGCGAGCGCGCCATCGGTGAAGGGATCGACCTCGCGTACCGCGCCGTCCAGGTACGGATCGGCCTTGCGCGCTGCGACCTTGCGGAACTGCTCGTCCACCAGCCGGCCCGGCTGCGAACGCTGTGCCGACCCGGCCGAGGGGATCGAGCCATGTGCCGCACGCGCGCCATCTGTATAGACATCGGGCGACCGCACCGCGGCCTGGGCCGCCGAAGCCATCACCAGCACCACTGCTGCGCCAAACATTGCCGTTTTCATCACTTGCTCCTGTTAAGCATCGAAGAGAAGAGCGCCGGTTCTGGCCGGGGTCTGGGGTCCAGCCCTTCAGCGCGTCGCCCATGGTGGCAAATATAATTAAAACCGTACCGTATGGTATTCTTAAATTCGAAATGAGTCGTTCTGATTTATTGAAGCCATGAGCTTGTCACATGGGGAAACGCAGCAGCCTGCCGGCTTTTGGTAGACTGCGCAGGGCCCCCGGCATGGGGTGCGCCGCCACGCCTGCACCAGATGAACTCTCCAGAAAGCGCTTCCCCCCCTGTGGTCCACCACCCGCCCGTGCGCATCACGCGCCGCGGCGAAGAGAAACGCGCGCTGATCCTGAGCACCGCCGCGGACATGTTCCTGGAACATGGCTATGACGGCGTCAGCCTGGATGACATCGTCAAGGCGTGCGGCGGCTCCAAGACCAACGTGTACAGCTATTTCGGCGGCAAGGACGGACTCTTCGTCGCGGTGGTGGAGCGGCTATGCGACCGCTTCCTGGAGAAGACAGAGAAAGGACTGGACCTGTCGCGCTGCAACGCCGCGCAGGGCCTGCACAGGATTGCGCACAGCTTCCTGCATTCGCTGCTGGAAGAACGGCACCTGGCGTTCCTGCGGCTGATCTTTGCGGAGTCGCGGCGCTTTCCGGCGCTGGGCAATGCCTGGTACACGCGCGGCCCGGAGGCAACGTGCGCCTATATCGCGGCCTTCCTGTCCGCGCAGCAGGCCAACGGCATCCGTCTTGCGGCAAGTCCCGAGGCCAGCGCCCGGCTCTTCCACGGCATGGTGCTGGCCAGCGTGCTGCACCGGACGCTGGCAACCGGCATGCGGCCGGACGAAAGCGAGACCGGTGCGCTGATCAACAACGCCATCGCCGTGATCGTGCCCCAGGACTGAAATCGCAGCGCGGATCGCTCATCGCGCCGGGATGTCCGAGATGCCTTGAATGCGCGATCCTCTGGCACAAGGCATCTGATGGGCCAGAAAAACAAAAACCCCGGAAGACCGCGATCTTCCGGGGTTTCGCCGCCATGACTGGCGGAGACGGAGGGATTCGAACCCTCGATCCAGGTTTTGGCCCGGATGCTCCCTTAGCAGGGGAGTGCCTTCGACCTCTCGGCCACGTCTCCCAAACTTGCGTTGTGTGAGGGAGCCACACAACGAAGCGCGTATTCTAGCGGCGCCGCACGTGTTGGTCAACGAAAAATCGATCACTCAACACAAAAATCGCGGCCCCGCCAGAAGTGTTCACGAACGGATCACGCCTGTTCCAGTTCGAAGGCCTTGTGCAGCGCGCGCACGGCCAGTTCCATGTACTTCTCGTCGATCAGCACCGAGATCTTGATTTCCGAGGTGGAGATCATCTGGATGTTGATGCCCTCTTCCGACAGGGTGCGGAACATCTTGCTGGCGATGCCCACGTGCGAGCGCATGCCCACGCCCACCACCGACACCTTCGATACCTTCGGGTCGCCCGACACGCTGCCGGCGCCGATATGCGACTTCACGCCGTCGTTCAGGATGGCCAGCGCGCGCTGGTACTCGCCGCGCGGCACGGTGAAGGTGAAGTCGGTCTTGCCGTCGACGGACTGGTTCTGGATGATCATGTCGACGTCGATGTTGGCGTCGGCGACCGGGCCCAGGATCTGGTAGGCGATGCCCGGCTTGTCCGGCACGCCCAGAACGGTGATCTTGGCTTCGTCACGGGCAAAGGCGATGCCGGAGATGACGGCTGCTTCCATGGTGGAGTCTTCCTCAAAAGTGATCAGCGTGCCCGAGTGCATTTCCTGCTCGAGCGGCATAAGCGGGTCGGTCAGCGACGACAGCACGCGAGTCTTCACGCGGTACTTGCCGGCGAACTCCACGGAGCGGATCTGCAGCACCTTGGAGCCGAGGCTGGCCATTTCCAGCATTTCTTCGAAGGTGATCTGGTCCAGGCGGCGGGCGTCTTCGACCACGCGCGGGTCGGTGGTGTACACGCCGTCGACGTCGGTGTAGATCAGGCACTCGTCGGCTTCGATCGCGGCGGCGATGGCCACGGCCGAGGTGTCCGAGCCGCCACGGCCGAGGGTGGTGATGTTGCCGTCGTCGTCGATGCCCTGGAAACCGGTGATCACGACCACGCGGCCGGCGTCGAGGTCGGCCAGGATGCGCTCGTCGTCGATCGATTCGATACGGGCCTTGGTATAGGCCGAGTCGGTCTTCACCGGCACTTGCCAGCCGGTGTAGCTGACCGCGTCAATGTCTTCGCCGTGCAGCGCGATGGCCAGCAGTGCCACGCTGGCCTGTTCGCCGGTCGAGGCGAGCATGTCCAGCTCACGCGGATTGGGCTGCGGCGAAATTTCCTTGGCGAGTCCCAACAGGCGATTGGTCTCGCCCGACATGGCCGAAGGCACCACGACTACGCGGTGACCGGCGCGGTGCCATTTGGCCACGCGCTTGGCGACATTCTTGATGCGTTCCGTGGAACCCATCGAAGTGCCGCCGTATTTGTGAACGATGAGAGCCATCTTCTTGTCGACGCCAGCGATTATGCAAAGCCCTTGAAAATACACGAACAAGCCCAGTCAGGCAAGGCGGGAGCGGGATTCGGCTGCAGATCGGAAGTGATGCCGACGGCGATCCGACCGCTTCAGTGCGGCGGCATCGCCACTGCCGGCGGCCGCGGATGCCACTCGACGCGCCAGCGCGGCGCCGCCGGGGCGTCCGGCCAGCGGCGGTGCATGCCGAGGCCGGCGGCCAGCACCAGGGTATCGCCAGACCACAGCAGCGGCAGCCAGGCGCGGCGCCAGGCCGGGATGCCGGCTTCCTGGCAGGCTTGCTTCAGGGCCCGGGCCGGACCGCCCGGGCGCAGCACGATACGCTCGCCGCCACTGCGGGCGGCCAGGCGCAAGGGCTGGCGCAGCGCCGCTTCGGGCACGCCGAAGGTGTCATCGCGGAAGAAATGGAGTTCGCCGCGCCAGCCGGGCACGACGATACGGGCCTCGCCGCGCCAGTCCAGCATCACGGGTGCCGGCGCGGCAATCGGTGGCGGCGTGCAGGCCAGCACGCGGTCGCGGAAGCGGCGCAGGACCAGCCCTTCATGCGCGATCGCGGGCTCGCCGCCAGCGTGGGCGACCAGTTGCTCGCGCATCGCCGCCAGCCTGGCGGTGGACGGCGCGCGCACGCCGAGGTCGCGCAGCCAGAAGCGCAGCACGGCATCGGCATGTGCCACGGGCAAGGCGCGCAGCCCTGCCAGGTCGAGTTCGGCAAGCGTGTCGGCATCGCGGCCGGGGCGTGCCAGCGCCGCCAGCGAGGCGGCTGCCAGTTCATCGATCAGTGCGCCTGCCTGGGCGAAATGCGCTGCCGCCTGCACCACGTTGGCCGACAACGCCGGAAAGGCCGCGACCAGCGCCGGCAGGTGCGCGCGCAAGGCATTGCGCGCATAGCGCTCATCGGCATTGGACGGGTCGTCGACCCATTGCAGCGCGTTGGCCGCGCAGTAGGCCTCGATCTCGGCGCGGGCCACATCCAGCCAGGGGCGCAGCAGCGTCACGCCGCTGCGCTCGTCGAGCGGGCGCAGCCCTGGCATGCCGGCCATGCCGGCCACGCCGGCGCCGCGGAACAGCCGCAGCAGCACGGTCTCGACCTGGTCGTCCTGGTGGTGGGCAAACAGCAGCAGGCGCGCGCCACTATCGGCGCACATCGCCGCCAGCGCGGCGTAGCGCGCGCGGCGCGCGGCCGCTTCCACGCCCTCGCCCACTTCGGGCTGCACCGACACCCGCCGCACGAAATAGCCGACCTGCCACTGCGCGCACAGCGCGGCGCAGAAGCGGTCCCAGTCGTCCGCATCCGCCTGCAGGCCGTGGTGGACATGCAGCGCCACCACGCGCGCGCCAACGCCCCACTCCGCCGCGGCCGCACGGGCGGCATGCAGCAGCGCGACCGAATCGCGCCCGCCCGACAGGGCCACCGCGATCGTCGCCGCGCCCGTGCCGCCGCCAGAAACAACAAAGGCCGCACCGGCCTGGAGGGCCTGTGCGACCTTGTCGGTCAGCCGGGCGGACGGGTCAGTCCTGGGTGCCGGTTTCCTTGAACTTGCCATAGGCGAGCAGGCGCTCGTAGCGGCGGGCCTGCAGCTCCTTCACGCTCATGCCCTGGAACTGGCGCAGCGACTCGGCCAGCGAGCGCTTGAGCATCGCCGCCATGCCCTTGTAGTCACGGTGCGCGCCGCCCAGCGGCTCGCTCACGATCTTGTCGATCAGGCCCAGCGCCTTCAGGCGGTGCGCGGTCAGGCCCAGCGCCTCGGCGGCTTCCGGTGCCTTCTCGGCGGTCTTCCACAGGATCGAGGCACAGCCTTCCGGCGAGATCACCGCGTAGGTGGCGAACTGCAGCATCTGCACCACGTCGCCCACGGCAATCGCCAGCGCGCCGCCCGAACCGCCTTCACCGATGATGGTGGCGATCAGGGGCACCTTCAGGCCGGCCATCACGTACAGGTTGTGGCCGATGGCTTCGGACTGGCCGCGCTCTTCGGCGTCGATGCCGGGGAATGCGCCCGGGGTGTCGACGAAGGTGAAGATCGGCAGGCCGAACTTGTCCGCCAGCTCCATCAGGCGCTTGGCCTTGCGGTAGCCCTCGGGCTTGGGCATGCCGAAATTGCGCATGGCGCGCTCTTTCGTATCACGGCCCTTCTGGTGGCCGATGACCATGCACGCCTGGCCGTTGAAGCGCGCCAGGCCGCCGATGATCGAAAGATCGTCGGCAAAGGTGCGGTCGCCGTGCAGCTCGTGGAAATCGGTAAAGATCTCGCGCACGTAGTCCAGCGTATAGGGACGCTGGGGGTGGCGGGCGATTTGCGCAACCTGCCACGGGGTCAGGTTGGCGTAGATGTCTTTGGTCAGCTGCTGGCTCTTGCCAGCCAGCCGCGAAATCTCTTCGGAAATATCAACAGCCGAATCGTCCTGCACAAAGCGCAGTTCTTCGATCTTTGCCTCGAGTTCGGCAATGGGCTGCTCAAAATCCAGGAAGGTGGTTTTCATAAAATCACACGTACCTGTCTGTGAAGGGGCGCATTCTACCGGAATTTGGTCGCTATCTTAGCGCCTGCCAGATAGCCCGGACTGCACCTGCCACTAAATTTTCTTGCTGCAATGCCTAATACGTCACTGGGAGCGGGTCAAGACTGCGCCACATATACCACGTGGCCACGGTTCGCCAGGGCTCCCAGTTGGCCGCCACCTCGCGCGCCTCGCTGCGCGTGACCGGCTCGCCGCTGAAGTAATTGGCGGAGATCGCGTTGATCAGGCCGATGTCATCAAGGGGCAGCACGTTGGGCCGCATCAGGTTGAACATCAGGAACATCTCGGCGGTCCAGCGGCCGATGCCGCGTATCTGCGTCAGCTCCGCAATTACCGCTTCGTCGTCCATCTGCGCCCATTCGCCGACATGCACCGTGCCCGCCTTGAAATGGTCGGCCAGGTCGACCAGGTATTCCCCCTTGCGCTTCGACAGGCCGCAACCGGCCAGCTTCTCGGGACCGGCGCGCAGGAACTGTGCCGGGGTCAGCCTGGGGCACAGGGCATGCAGCCGCTCCCACACCGACTGTGCCGCCTTGACCGAGATCTGCTGGCCCACCACCGCGCGCGCCAGCGTGACGAACGGATCCCCGCGCGACACCAGGTGCGCCGGGCCGTAGGTCGGGATCATCTTGCGCAGGATGCGGTCGCGCTTCATCAGGTCGGCGCAGGCCTCGTCCCAGTAGGCGGGGCGCACCGCGTCGATGACGGTTTCGACCGGCAGCGGCACCGCATCCGCTTCGGGCAGCACGGCCTTGGCGTTGCGCGTGTCCCTGGCCGTGTCCTTGCCGTCAGGCAGCGGCGCCTCCTTGGCGCCAGCCTTGCCCGGGCGCGGACCGGCCGCCTTCACCCGGCCCCTCGTGGCGGGAGGCGTGGCGATGGCGGGCTTGCGCGCGGCAGCGTTCAAGCACGCCTCCACTCGGTGGCACCGCCCGGCTTGTCTTCCAGCACGATGCCAGCTTCCAGCAGTTGCGCACGGATGCGGTCCGCTTCGGCAAAGTTGCGCTCCACCTTGGCGGTCTTGCGCGCGGCGATCAGGGTCTCGATCTGTTCCGGCGAGATGCCGTCGTCGGACCTGCCGCCTTGCAGGAAGGTATGCGGATCGCGCTCGAGCAGGCCCAGCGTGCCTGCCAGCCCCTTGAGCTGGCGCGCAGCCGCGGTCGAGCCGGTGCGGTTGATCTCGCTGGCCAGATCGAACAGTACCGACATCGCAATCGGCGTGTTGAAGTCGTCGCCCATGGCCTCGGCAAAGCGCCTGGCGTGCGGCTCGTCCCAGTCCACCGCGCAGCCGCCCGGCTGGCTGTCCTTGAGCGCCGTGTACAGGCGTGTCAGGGCGTGACGCGCATCGTCCAGGTGCGCGTCGCTGTAGTTCAGCGGGCTGCGGTAGTGCGCGCGCAGGATGAAGAAGCGCACGACCTCGGCGTCGTACGACTTCAGGACCTCGCGGATGGTGAAGAAATTGCCAAGCGACTTGGACATTTTTTCGTCGTTGATGCGCACGAAGCCGTTGTGCATCCACATGTTGACGAAGGGCTTGCCGCTGGCGCCTTCAGACTGCGCAATCTCGTTCTCGTGGTGCGGGAACTGCAGGTCTGCCCCGCCGCCATGGATGTCGAAATGCTCGCCCAGCAGCGTGCAGCTCATGGCGGAGCATTCAATGTGCCAGCCCGGGCGGCCGGCGCCCCACTTCGAGTCCCACTTGCTCTCGGGCGGCTCGCTGGCCTTGGCGGACTTCCAAAGCACGAAGTCGAGCGGGTCCTGCTTGGCGTCGTT is part of the Cupriavidus necator genome and harbors:
- a CDS encoding class I adenylate-forming enzyme family protein, with protein sequence MKPLASPAGDALVAPLDVLRQYRAHDATLTGFLAARVAAHPDKPALVFEGETWSYRQLDQRIGLTADWLAQAMQVGPGDRVGVLSTNHPSTVVLMFALARIGATMVPANPEYRLDEALYVFRHAQVCGLVCAPGTLATGAAVAADLGGDVWLRANEDGDHGVPTLAASIAAHAAQPANAAPGVDSDRSTALIIYTSGTTGFPKGAMHSHRGYVLTAEAFVGRLHLQPDERVMCVMPLFHINALMYSVGGALACGGCLVLMRRFSASSFWRFAAESGATEVNLVAAAGSILARRPRAEFVPGHRITKMFIAPQTQEMVRVMKQEFHVPRLIECYGMTEIPGVIANPFNGPHKLGTMGLISPHPDPAVPVPEARIVDDDGHDVAPGAAGELLIRTPTLMQGYYRDAVQTEAAFRDGWFATGDLVRQDSDGYYVFVARKKDVIRRKGENVSGAELDRIFGEHPAVEEAAAIGVPADLGEEEILLAVQFRPGQSVEPGELLAWARDRLAVHKLPRYVVAVDAIPHTPTHKPAKHKLKADGTLFARAIDMAAASH
- a CDS encoding citryl-CoA lyase, with protein sequence MTDAKRTGHTAIAHVDLHGVSVHGKDLSQELIGKIGFTAYFLFLLTGRQPGEKLVAITDACLVAIAEHGLVPSVQAARMTLAAAPDALQGAVAAGVLGCGSVILGASETAGQMLAQVLAGRDAGTLADSAHAVVRALRQARQPLPGFGHPTHKQGDPRAHRLLAFARELGIAGDHVAALEAVAAAVPEHYSKALPLNVSGAIPAVLLDAGYPASALKGVPMLARVASLIAHLQEERAQPIGFILADAAEHAITYSAAPAQAS
- a CDS encoding TetR/AcrR family transcriptional regulator, which translates into the protein MNSPESASPPVVHHPPVRITRRGEEKRALILSTAADMFLEHGYDGVSLDDIVKACGGSKTNVYSYFGGKDGLFVAVVERLCDRFLEKTEKGLDLSRCNAAQGLHRIAHSFLHSLLEERHLAFLRLIFAESRRFPALGNAWYTRGPEATCAYIAAFLSAQQANGIRLAASPEASARLFHGMVLASVLHRTLATGMRPDESETGALINNAIAVIVPQD
- a CDS encoding aspartate kinase, with translation MALIVHKYGGTSMGSTERIKNVAKRVAKWHRAGHRVVVVPSAMSGETNRLLGLAKEISPQPNPRELDMLASTGEQASVALLAIALHGEDIDAVSYTGWQVPVKTDSAYTKARIESIDDERILADLDAGRVVVITGFQGIDDDGNITTLGRGGSDTSAVAIAAAIEADECLIYTDVDGVYTTDPRVVEDARRLDQITFEEMLEMASLGSKVLQIRSVEFAGKYRVKTRVLSSLTDPLMPLEQEMHSGTLITFEEDSTMEAAVISGIAFARDEAKITVLGVPDKPGIAYQILGPVADANIDVDMIIQNQSVDGKTDFTFTVPRGEYQRALAILNDGVKSHIGAGSVSGDPKVSKVSVVGVGMRSHVGIASKMFRTLSEEGINIQMISTSEIKISVLIDEKYMELAVRALHKAFELEQA
- the tilS gene encoding tRNA lysidine(34) synthetase TilS, yielding MASSRKPAPRTDPSARLTDKVAQALQAGAAFVVSGGGTGAATIAVALSGGRDSVALLHAARAAAAEWGVGARVVALHVHHGLQADADDWDRFCAALCAQWQVGYFVRRVSVQPEVGEGVEAAARRARYAALAAMCADSGARLLLFAHHQDDQVETVLLRLFRGAGVAGMAGMPGLRPLDERSGVTLLRPWLDVARAEIEAYCAANALQWVDDPSNADERYARNALRAHLPALVAAFPALSANVVQAAAHFAQAGALIDELAAASLAALARPGRDADTLAELDLAGLRALPVAHADAVLRFWLRDLGVRAPSTARLAAMREQLVAHAGGEPAIAHEGLVLRRFRDRVLACTPPPIAAPAPVMLDWRGEARIVVPGWRGELHFFRDDTFGVPEAALRQPLRLAARSGGERIVLRPGGPARALKQACQEAGIPAWRRAWLPLLWSGDTLVLAAGLGMHRRWPDAPAAPRWRVEWHPRPPAVAMPPH
- a CDS encoding acetyl-CoA carboxylase carboxyltransferase subunit alpha: MKTTFLDFEQPIAELEAKIEELRFVQDDSAVDISEEISRLAGKSQQLTKDIYANLTPWQVAQIARHPQRPYTLDYVREIFTDFHELHGDRTFADDLSIIGGLARFNGQACMVIGHQKGRDTKERAMRNFGMPKPEGYRKAKRLMELADKFGLPIFTFVDTPGAFPGIDAEERGQSEAIGHNLYVMAGLKVPLIATIIGEGGSGGALAIAVGDVVQMLQFATYAVISPEGCASILWKTAEKAPEAAEALGLTAHRLKALGLIDKIVSEPLGGAHRDYKGMAAMLKRSLAESLRQFQGMSVKELQARRYERLLAYGKFKETGTQD
- a CDS encoding DNA-3-methyladenine glycosylase family protein, which translates into the protein MNAAARKPAIATPPATRGRVKAAGPRPGKAGAKEAPLPDGKDTARDTRNAKAVLPEADAVPLPVETVIDAVRPAYWDEACADLMKRDRILRKMIPTYGPAHLVSRGDPFVTLARAVVGQQISVKAAQSVWERLHALCPRLTPAQFLRAGPEKLAGCGLSKRKGEYLVDLADHFKAGTVHVGEWAQMDDEAVIAELTQIRGIGRWTAEMFLMFNLMRPNVLPLDDIGLINAISANYFSGEPVTRSEAREVAANWEPWRTVATWYMWRSLDPLPVTY
- the cysS gene encoding cysteine--tRNA ligase; its protein translation is MQLLNIYNTLAREKQPFVPIEPGKVRMYVCGMTVYDYCHVGHARVMVVFDMVHRWLRAAGYEVTYVQNITDIDDKIIRRAAENGETIGELTTRFIQYMHEDAAALGVIRPDHEPRATDYVPQMLDMIGKLEAKGLAYQASDGDVNYSVRKFAGYGKLSGKSLEDLRAGERVSANDAKQDPLDFVLWKSAKASEPPESKWDSKWGAGRPGWHIECSAMSCTLLGEHFDIHGGGADLQFPHHENEIAQSEGASGKPFVNMWMHNGFVRINDEKMSKSLGNFFTIREVLKSYDAEVVRFFILRAHYRSPLNYSDAHLDDARHALTRLYTALKDSQPGGCAVDWDEPHARRFAEAMGDDFNTPIAMSVLFDLASEINRTGSTAAARQLKGLAGTLGLLERDPHTFLQGGRSDDGISPEQIETLIAARKTAKVERNFAEADRIRAQLLEAGIVLEDKPGGATEWRRA